The Piliocolobus tephrosceles isolate RC106 chromosome 10, ASM277652v3, whole genome shotgun sequence nucleotide sequence AAATAAAGGCAAGCGTGCATAGCAACGACTCCGCTTTCCCTCTGCGTCCGGGCCGCTTTCCCACggagactacatttcccagaatgcCCCGCGGCCGGGAGGGCGTGCGCGGCGCTGTTTCGTGGGACCCGGATTGAAACAAGATGGCGGGCTCGTGGTGAGAAGCTGTCAAGGTAACCGCTTCCCTCTAGTCCTCCTGTCGAGGACTCCCTCGAAGCTGGGCAGGCCCACAGTGTTTGTCTGCAGGTGTCGAGGTCTCCCGCCTGTCGTTCCCGCCAGGGCGAGGCTGCCTATATCCCCAGTCTTTGTCCTTCTTGCAGAAGGGCCAGCATGTGGCCGCGCGCTTCCTATAGCGTCCCCTTCGTTCCCTGGCGGACGCCCGGGGGTGGCTGATGCAGCTTGTGGCTCTAGGGACTTCTTTAGGTCGAAGAGTCCGTGAGCTCCTGGTAGCCTGCTCCTCAAACCTCTGACCCGCAGAGGTTATGTAGCTTTTGTTTGGGGGTTGAATTCCGGGCCAAGGGACTTGACCTCTGAAATGATCTTCCTGGGGTGAATAATCTGACTCCCAGCAGGGTGTGCTTGCCTCTGGGTTTCGGACAGAGGGGACCTAATTTCCCCCAAGATGTTTTGTTCGTGGTCAGAGGTCATGGGTTTACATCCCACGCATGTCACCTATTAAGCAGCGATATACTGGTCAAGTAATCgattgacctctctgagcctttgttcttaatctgtgaaatggagatgccTGCTTCATTGACTTGTGAAAGTCAGAGCACATATTGTATATGAAAGTGGATTGTAAACTAAAAAGCACACTTATGAGCTCACGGTTAGCAATGTTAATGTACTGGCAGTGCAAGGTATCAGTGTGAGTGATTTAGCCTAGCAAATAAAAGGGCCTGTGTCCTAATTCCCTTTTATCACTATTGGAGGAAGGGCACGGATAGTCGTTGAAGACCATTAAAAACAAGGTTTAACAATGGTTGTTTGTCATTTATTCACAACAGCCCATGAAGATTGTGGTTTTCCCCATTTTGTCATTGGAGAAACTGAGGATCGTTTAATGACTTGTTTAAAGTTTCCCAGTTTGGCAGTGACTGACTTTAAAGTCCTTGGAAGcaagacttttaaattttatgcttTAGTTTCTTCATGAATCAGAATAAAGATATCTCACATGATTAATACGAGAGCAAAATGAAATGGTGACCAAAGTACCTTGGAAAGTTAAAGACCTTATACACATATAAGATGGTGAAATTTCATCTGGGACTTGAGGGCATTTGTATGAGTTCCTCCAATTGAGTATTTAATAGGCTAAGGATAGGCCTTCCTGTTTgatgtttctttattattatattaatggCTCAGGGCAgacagaaatatttcatttaatcagaAACAGGATAGTACTGTAAGTGATGTAGTATCTTGTGTATGGAACCTTAGAGGTTGTACACAGACACACTAGCATTATGAGAATGAATACTCTGTGTACCATTTGTGAATGACTGTTTCAAGACTAATTACACATTTACTGAGTATTCAGTAAGTAGAAGGAGCTGCACTAGgtgtagaggactacgtgctcgcAAAGGAgactcttgcaaacgaagcagggcgtCGTGAGACCtacctcgaaaaaaaaaaaaaaaacaacattcatTACCTGACATTTTACCAATGGAAGTTCTGGATATAGAATTAGCAGAAGCTCTAAATACATAATTAGGACTAATGCCGAAGTTAACACCAATCAAGCCAAAGCAACTCAATGTGCCAAAAGAATTTCAATTAACaataatttctgtaatttatgAGTTATTCTtgtcacatatatatgtttaattacattttgaaaacagcTATGAAAGCTAAAAGTTGTCCCATCTTCAAATGCTCAGTATTTTACCTTGCTACAGAAAAGGAAGTACAGCAGAAAGTAGACTGGACAAAGTAAGGTGGGGAGATCCAGATTTCGGTCACAGTTCTCAGTTACCAAATATGTGACCCTGGGTAAATTTATGAGGGCCACAGAACTCAAGTTTCTTTACCTGCTCTTGCAAATGAAGGGGaagccagctgcaaacagcagactctgggggcttgtttatgtgtaaacatcttgaaaatccagaaagtcagggaaaggtcagaaaaacaacaatgtgtcttgtgacttggtaacgttccacaaacgactgtataaaataaagcggagCGTGTCGTTCggcgcggccgccatgtttgtcttgtcttgtgttgtcttgtgtgttcattcctttgtttaggaaacacgtggACCCCAACACTGGGTGCAGAGAAGTTTGCATCTAGGATAAATAGTAATGGACATAGTTCCAGTGGTTCTGATCTTATATTTTGACCATGTTGCTCTTTGTCCTGTTGTTAAATCATGTGAATTGCCAAGTTGTTTAAAAGCATTGCTTCAGTTGACTTCTAGGCAGTAATTCATACCTTGTTCTTGTGGTGTTTAATATAACTTAAGTTTACCATAGGTAGCActgatttttctttatctcttcaaCAGGAATAGAAGTTGGTATGCCTAGAAGCAGATGTTAAAAGCAGTTTCTCTTCAGAACATCTTTTTTCATACCACTTGATAAGCATCTTGAAACACCATGGCTGTAGCTGCAGTAAAATGGGTGATGTCAAAGAGAACTATCTTGAAACATTTATTTCCAATTCAAagtaagtaaaatttttttaatgtttcaaaagttttaaacttttaagaatGTAGAAAATTTAAAGCATTTAGTTATTGTATACGCCTGTAATTTGCAGGAGTGTTTGCAGTAATGGAAAGTGGGAGAAAACCTAAATGTCAGTCAAAAGGGGAATGGATAGGTCAgatgtggtgtctcatgcctgtaatcccagcactttgggaggctgaggtgggaggactgcttgaggccaggagtttgagaccagcctgggcgacatagcaagacccccatctctaaaaaaaatgtaGATCGGGGAGGGGAATggataaattatggtacatcttAACTGTGACTATCATGCAGCTGTTACTGACATGGAAAGATctacaaatagaaacaaaaaaaagcgTGTCAGaactatatctatatatatctatcatATGATCTTATTTGTATGTTTAAAAGATGATCCATCATATGCATATGTGCATATGCATAAATGCAGAGGTAAAAGGTCTGGACCAAACAGTGGCTATCTGTGTAGCCCACTCGGGATTTAGCTGAGGGCAGGAGTAAGGTAACTTTCTCTTGTTGAATtatatgtattacttttttaGTAGttcttaaaatgtatgtataaagGGTAAATTCACAGTCCCATATTCCAGAGATaatcattgttaatattttggtggATTCTCATTGTGTTTTTTCTATGTACctagccattttaaaaatatgaaatgtaattTCTGCCTTTTCTAAAGAACTGTATATAGTTAATATTTTCTCGAAAGCTTGTTAATACATGTTTGACAGTCAAAGCATGGACCCAAATAAGTAAATAGAATATTAAAGTCTTTTTTCTCAGCCaactgtgctttcttttttcttttcctgtttgtaAACTCTGTTCTCCCATTTCTAAAGTAGACATGTATAGAGGCTATGGTAGGTTTGCCTTTTTATATTTAACTATGTcagccaactttttatttttattttttattttagattcagggggtacatatgcaggtttgttacatgtgtatattacatatactgaggtttgggcttcaaCTCAACCCATCGTAATAAtccatggtgtacatatataccacatattaTTTATCCAGTCCGCCGTTGATGGGcttgtttccatgtctttgctattatgattAGTGCTCTgataaacatgcaagtgcagctgccttttttttttttttttttttgagatggagttttgttcttgttgcccaggctggagtgcaatggtgcgatctccggctcactgcaacctctgcctcctgggttcaagcaattctcctgcctcaacttcccaagcagctgggattacaggccaccacacccagctaattttgtattttcagtagagacgggggtttctccacattggtcagactggtctcgaactcccaacctcaggtgatccgcctgcctcagcctcccaaagtgctgggattacaggcatgtgagccatcacgcctgggaTGCAGCTGACTTTGTAAATACAACTCTGCTTGACCTTGACCGTtgtctcttctttcttatttcctattTACCACCATTTGTAATTGAAAGTTTGTTTATTGAATTAAGGAGAAAAGAGCTATTTGAAGAATAGAGTAAAAGTAAAGTAATAAATAGGCAATTTGTTATGGTTGAGGCGGGGAAAATATTTTACTCAGTAAACACCTTTGTTGAATAGAATGCTCAAAAGTTTGCCAGAtcttactctattttattttattttgttttttgagactgaatcttgctccattgttcaggctggagcgcagaggcatgatcttggcacatggcagcctctgtttcccaggttcaagtgattctcctgcctcagcctcccaagtagccgggattataggcacctaccactatgcctggttaatatttgtatttttagtagaggtagagtttcaccatgttggccaggctggtcttgaactgccagcctcaaatgatcttcctgccttggcctcccaaagtgctgggattgcaggtgtgagccattgcgcctgtcctagtttttgtatttttagtagggaaggggtttcaccttgtaggccagactggtctcaaactcctgacctcaagtggtctgccacctcagcctcccagagtgctggaattataggcgtgagccatcgcacctggccaccAAATCCTGCTCTTATAGGAAGCTTTCCATCCCTGCTTCCTTGCTTGCCCCACTCTCCCCTTTTGTAGGGCCCTAAACATAATaacatttattacattatattCAAAGTAAAATCAACTTAGAATTCAGTAAATGGAACAGGAGATTGCTTAAGAGACTTTGGATATAAACTAAAATAAGTCACAACAAAACTACAATCAGCATTTGATTATCTAGGAGCATTTTTGTTGTGAGAATTGGGAGAAAGACCCTTACTTCTTAGCCTACTCTTTGCCTTGTAGGAGCCCAGCTCCTAGACTAATGAGAAGTCAGATCCAATCAGTTTTTACATAGTCTATGTTTTGAAACAATTAGTTCTCACACAGGCCCATCAGAAAACCAATTAATGTGTCCCTGGATAATTGAAAAttgtttatatatctttttcCCCACTGGATTTCCCACTAAGTTTGCACTGTATCTAATTCATTTTGGTGTCTCTGGTGCCTCTCATTCATGATAGGAGATATATCAGTGTTTGTTTAAGTAATCTGAATGGATTAGAGTTACTCTCAAAATATCTAGTTAACTAAGAATTAGGTTACCCTAGAAAATCATTCCGTTATCAGTCATCTTAATACTCAGTGACCTAACTTCTTATGTCCTAAAAGTCCCTTATACTGCAAAGTTcctattactactattattgaaagtaaagggctgggcatggtggctcacacctgtaataccagcactttgggagtgagGCAGGCTccgaagtttgagaccaggctgggcaatgtgACAAAATGCCATTTCTACAAAAgttacagaaattagctgggctaatttctgtggtggtgtgcacctgtggtccaggAGGGAGGcagcctactcaggaggctgaagtaggaagactgcttgagtccaggagttcgaggctgtgattgtgccattgcactccagcctgggagacagagcgagaccctgtctcaaaaataaacaattaaaattaaagaaagtttCATTACTGTTATTATTGATGTTTAATAAAAAAGGGAAGGACATTAAGATTAGAGGCAAAGCGAAATCATGATTAAGGAAGAAAGTTcaatgagcaaaaataaaaaggcttcCCTATATTCtagaaggaatatttttaaatttcccaaatGGTCAGTCAGCCTGGGAATGTAGACCACTTTACAGTTTTCAAAGCATGTTAAGCCATTTGATCCTTATAACAGTTTTGATTTTGGTAACCCATGTAGTATTACCCTCTTTATGAAGGTAAAGAAACTTGAGTTCTGTGGCCCTCATAAATTTACCCAGGGTCACATATTTGGTAACTGAGAACTGTGACCGAAATCTGGATCTCCCCACCTTACTTTGTCCAGTCTACTTTCTGCTGTACTTCCTTTTCTGTAGCAAGGTAAAATACTGAGCATTTGAAGATGGGACAACTTTTAGCTTTCATAGctcttttcaaaatgtaattaaacatatatatgtgacaAGAATAACTcataaattacagaaattattGTTAATTGAAATTCTTTTGGCACATTGAGTTGCTTTGGCTTGATTGGTGTTAACTTCGGCGTTAGTCCTAATTATGTATTTAGAGCTTCTGCTAATTCTATATCCAGACCTTCCATTGGTAAAATGTCAGGTAatgaatgttgttttttttttttttcgaggtaggtctcactctgttgcccaggctggagtgcagtggcgcagtcttggccccctgcagccttgacctccctgggctcagatgatcctactatctcagtcttccaagtaagcaagactacagatgtgcaccaccatgtctggttatttatttatttatttatttttgagatggagtttcactcttgggattacaggcatgcattaacatgcctggccagttttttgtatttttagtagagagggggtttcaccatgttggccaggctggtctcgaattcctgacctcaagtgatctacctgccctggcctcccgaagtgctgggattacaggaatgagccactgtgcctggcaagtgTTAGACTTTTAAGGATGAAGGGTATTTGAACAAAATGGGGATGGAATTCCATACTGAGGATATGGTGAAGGCATGGAGATAGGGAAGGCAGGATAGGTTACAGTCCTATATCACAGGAACAAGAGGCTCTGACTTTGATTCTTGGCATTAATCAAGATGCATTCAAAACTTGCTTTTAACTATattgaattacttttaaatttttttctttgtactaaaaaaaatcctttttttgaaCATAGGAGAACCtttcaaaagcttttaaaaaagcaattatggccaggcacggtggctcacgcctgtaatcccagcactttgggaggctgaggcaggtggatcacgaggtcaggagattaagaccatcctggctaacacggtgaaaccccatctctactaaaaatacaaaaaattagcctggcgtggtggcgggtgcctgtactcctagctactcaggaggctgaggcaggagaatggcgtgaacccgggaggcagagcttgcagtgagccgagattgcgccactgcactccagcctgggcagcagagcgagactccatctcaaaaaaaaaaaaaaaaaagaagcaattatgGCTCTTGAATTTGCAGGTattctaaaaaaggaaaatatgctttaaaatgtaagcattttgattaagaaaagttaattttgaatagattatttcatatttcatcaCTTCATCACTGCCTTATGAACTCTGCACCTTGGAAAAcccaaatactttatttttatttatttatttttttgagacggagtttcgctcttgttgctcaggctggagtgcaatggcatgatctcagctcactgcaatctctgcctcctgggttcaagcaattctcctgcctcagcctcctgagtagctgaccacgcctggctaattttgtatttttagtagagacaaggtttcaccatgttggtcaggctgatctcaaactccttgaccttaggtgatctgcccgccttggtctcccaaagtgttgggattacaggcgtgagccactgtgcctggccccaaatactttaagttctttctTGGAAAGGCTCGAGTACccaaacacttttattttttattttacctggaGTCCTTGCACCTGTTACTCCCTCTGCTAGAAACATTGTTTTTATCTCTTATCAagtcttattttctcattctttagaGCACCTTGGACATCATCTCCACTGAAAAGGCTTTTTGAACCTGCACAATTTGTTTGGTAGCCTTTCTGTGTGACCCATCTTTGCCAGTGTTTACCAGTCCTAACAGTGCTTATCCTCTATGTTGTAAttgtttgtctgtctctctcacaaGCAGACTATACCCTTTTGAGGGTTGGGActgagttttgtttgttgttgaatCCCTAGCCCCTAGCACAGGCCTGTTTCATAGTAAACAGTAAATGTTGGTTGAATGAGTAAAACTAGCTTtaaatttatggaaaaaatatGCTCAAATTAACTAAATCTATTTTACTGTTTGGGGTTTTTGCAGATGGAGCTTTATATTCTGTTTGTCATAAATCTACGTATTCTCCTCTACCAGATGACTATAATTGGTATGTATTAAAACtcaactgaaaaaataatagtCTTAGCTAtatctgaaataatttaattttatttcttgttctgatgtcttatgctttcatttctcattattctttccttaattttgtttttaaaaattattttaatgattttatttaccCAGTATCTAagcttataaacattttaaataaaaattattatcattGTGTTTCATTGAATATTTGTTGTAAGACAGACATGCTGTTTAGAACTGCTGTCCTTTCTGAAGCATGCTTTAGCTTTTTGGAAAAGTTAATTAGTTTTTATAGGATTCGTATCTGTTAGCTTAAgctattatttatcttttgtttgatATTGAATAATCCTAAATAACACATACTTAATTTAACCACCATTTATTTGGTACTTATTCAATTTAGTCACTATGATAAGAACTAGGAATAACATATGACATTGTCTTTTTCCTCTGCAGCAGAGTCTGATATGCAGAAACTGCTACCTATTTTCTTaatctgtgttatttttattacaaaatgataataaaaatattttttcttctctcttgacactagttttatttttattttgttttcgagatggggtcttgttctgtcgcccaggctggagagcaatggtgtgatcttggctcactgcaacctgagatggggtcttgttctgtcgcccaggctggatagcagtggtgtgatcttggctcactgcaatctctacctctcGTGTTCAGgcgattttccagcctcagcctcctgagtagctgagactataggcgcacgccaccatgcctggctaatttttatatttttagtagagatggggtttcaccatgttagccaggctggtctcaaagtccttacctcaggtaatctgcccacctgggcctcccaaaatgctggaattacaggcgtgaggcactgcaactgaccttttatttttttgagacaagttctcactttgtcacccacgctggaatgcagtggcgctatctcagctcactgcagcctcaacttgcgaggttcaagtaatcctcttgcttcagccccccaagcagctgggactacaggtgtgtgccaccacacccagctaattctgtattttttatagaaacggggtttcagcatgttgcctaggctgatcttaaactctgagctcaagcagtctcctccctcggcctcccagcatgcaaggattacaggtgtgagccatcatggttggccttttatttttatttttgagacagggtctcactttgtcacccaggctggagttcagtgacgctatgtcagctcactacagcctcaacctcccaggttcaagctatcctcctgcctcagcgcccccaagtaactggaactataggtgtgtaccaccacacccggctaattttttttattttttgtagagacaggattttgccatgttacccaggctggtctcaaactcctgagctcaagtgatcctcccgccttggcctcccaaagtgtaaggattacagatgtgagctaccacacccggccttgacACTAATTGTACATCTAATGAGTACTATGATAGTGATGAAACTGGAGTAGGTAACATTTTTTGAACCTGGAAAGATTGAGTCATATATGTGTTTTGCATTATATAAAACTATCTTCTCATGAAGAAATCATTTGACAGATTAAATGTTCATTGTAGCCGTGTTATGGTATTCAGTCTTGCAGCCATGGTGAAACAATCTAATGCCTATTCTCTGTTACctacaaattattttgttgtgGTATTTAAGCTGACATATTCTGTGGGATGGTCTTCAGTTGTCTCCTGTGTTTTGGGTACTAGGTTTGCCAATCCAGTGATGTAGTATCTTCTCTTCAGCAATTTGTGATTAATtaattttagccttttttttttttttttgagatggagtctcattctgttgcccaggctggagtgcagtggcatgatcttgactcactgcagcctccgcctcctgggttcaagtgattctcctgcctcagcctcctgcgtagctgggagtacaagtgtgtgccactacacctggctaatatttgtatttttagtagagacggtgttttgctagactggtcttgaactccttacctcaagcaatctgcccacctcggccttacaaagtgctgagattacaggcatgagccaccacgctgggcccaGAATGATTATTCTTAAAgctaaaattaggccaggcactaATTTTAGCTTTAACCTAGAgtgcccattgcactccagcctgagtgacacagtgagattccgtctcaaaaaaaaaaaaaaaaaaagaataatcattttGCTGTGAATACAGtataactttatttctaaaacattcttttttagcAACGTAGAGCTTGCTCTGACTTCTGATGGCAGGACAATAGTATGCTACCACCCTTCTGTGGACATTCCATATGAACACACAAAAGTATGTATGAGAAAATTTCTTGTAGTTTTTAATCTGCTGTTAGAAATGTTTGCACTACTTATAGTATCCAAAAAGAAGGGAGTCGTCTGATTTTCCttgttttagattttcttttggctttttaattttactattttgatttttctcttatttatttttcatctgctttctttatagtctttttttttttttttttcagaatacaaAGTGAACCATTTAAACACAACTATGGCATCAGTTTTCTGGTCTAAAAATTTGGGTAGATTTCTGATTAAGGTTCAAATACatctaatataaaattataaaatgcattgTCCCATACTGCCCCATATTATAATctagaaaattatgaaaaagttGTATTTTAGAGTGCTGTTacaaataaaagttgtattttagagtgctgggattacaactacTTTTTTACTGTTGgttctgacagttttttttttaacatttggtgactttgttttttttatttttattttttaatgggacaACATAGGTATGTATTTTGAATGGCTCAGTTAGAtttctttccctattttttttaaaaatcaagtactAGACGGAAGAggattttgtattgtttttaatataatttatttttagtttgacccaagtctttttctttttagttttgtatttgaaatgctttttcctatttctttaagCCTCCTTCTACTAAGTAAcgtttgatttgcttttttttttttttttttttttgagacagggtctcactctgtcacccaggcaggagtgcagtggcgtgatccagctcactgcaacctccacctcctgggttgaagctattctcctgtcccagcctcccaagtacctgggacgacaggcacctgccactacgcccggctaatttatttatttgtttaaatttttgtatttttagtagagatggcatttcaccatgttgcccaggctgatctcaaactcccaagctcaggtgatctgcctgccttggcctcccaaaatgctgggattacaggcatgagccactgtgcccagccttgactTGCTTTTTGAGGAGAAAATAATGAGATGGTTTAGGTCATCACATGATATATTTAGtggtacttattttaaaaaatcatcattaaGGTCAGGGTGCTGGTTGATTTGacaaataatttctttccttttttttttttttgtgagaccgagtcttgctctgttgcccaggctggagtgcaatggcgcgatctcgcctcacagcagcctctgcctcctgggttcaggcgattctcctgtctcagcctcctgagtaactgggactacaggcatgccccaccacacccggctaatttttgtatttttagtagagacagggtttcaccatgttgggcaggatggtctcaatctcttgacctcataatctgcctgcctcagcctcccaaagcgctgggattacaggcataagccactgtgcctgaccaacaAATAATTTCTATATTCCTTTTTAAACTCACCATTTTGTCTCCCTGCTTTGTTAGGAAACAAAAGCCAGGTATCATAGGTACTAATCCAGTGCCTCTTTTGTATCACTTATTTGGGCAACGTTTAGAAAAATAGGCCTacatcactgagttttggcctgTAAACCCTCCAGGTCACACTATGTTGTACCTTTGTCCATTGTTATTTTGTTGAATATCTTCGGTTTATTTGCCCTGTTTTAGCAATTATACTAAGAATGCCAGGTCATTTCACATCATCCAGACTCTTATCCCCAAATGGCTCTTTATATCTCTGAATCTGACCCTCCTCAACTGCCAAAACTTTCCCACTGTACTTGTAGAACTTACCACCCTTGGCAAAATCTCTTACAACCTTAACCTATTCCAGAATGTTGCCTTCACCTTCTGACTCTAATAGAAACCTGCCTGTACCCTGGAGACATTACTTCCCCAGCAGTTCTTTTAAGTAGTTGCTGTTTTCTCTCTCATATTCTTTTACCACTGAGTCTAAAGATGGGGAAGGTATCCCTGTAGCTCCTCATTGTCAAATCTAGatcatttctcttccttcctaaCAATTTCTGGCTTTGTAGCTTGTATCATCCAACTACATCATttactatctttttttgttgctgttatctACCAACTGCCAGGTTATTTCTCCTCCTCCACCACTCTGCACTTCCTTGAATTTTCTAAGCTTGCTGTCACACTTTTTCCAATACTGTTTTACCCTCATTCTTTGTTACTTCAGTATCCATGTAGATGATCTAATACTGTGGTGTCTCACTTCTTGATCTCTCACTACGTCAGCCACCCATTTCCATGGGAGGATTCCCTAGAGATATTCTAATTACCAATAATTGCTACTCCTCTTTTCCAATCTAAATAAATCCAATAATTAACTACCAGTCCCTCTTGGTCTCCCAGCTCCAAGAATTATTCATTCCCTCTTTGTAACCTACATCCATTGATCCAACCACTTTTTCACAGTCCCTCATGTATCTCACACATTC carries:
- the MRPL42 gene encoding 39S ribosomal protein L42, mitochondrial, with amino-acid sequence MAVAAVKWVMSKRTILKHLFPIQNGALYSVCHKSTYSPLPDDYNCNVELALTSDGRTIVCYHPSVDIPYEHTKPIPRPDPVHNNEETHEQVLKTRLEEKVEHLEEGPMIEQLSKMFFTTKHRWYPHGQYHRRRKNLNPPKDR